The Edwardsiella tarda ATCC 15947 = NBRC 105688 region GCTGCGGTCAAGTGCATGAGCGTCCAGCCGATGCCCTGCAACAGCAACTGGCACTACTGGCACAACAGGCGGGATTTAGCGTGCAGCACAGTGTGATCGAGGCACATGGCCTCTGTCAGGCCTGTGCGCAACAGCCGGCAGAGACAGAGCCCGCGTCACACTAATCCCGCGTCTCCCGCCTCCTCCTACGTTGCCGAGGGGGAGGGAAACCAACGATCCTCGCGCCAACAGCGTCGCCAGATCAGCCACAGAGACAGGCCACGCAGCGTCAAAAAGACCGCCAGCGCCAACCATAAACCCTGATTACCCAGCCAGGGCACGCTCAACAATGTCAGGCCATAACCCAACGCGGCCAATGCCATGCTGTTACGCATATCCGCCCCACGCGTCGCACCGATGAATACCCCATCCAATAGGTAACACCACACCCCGAGTAACGGCAACACCATCTGCCAAGGAAGATAAGCGATCGCTAATGCGCGCACTTGGGGCAACGTCGTTAATAGCTCAATGATGTCACGGCCAAACAGGCCATAGGCGACGGCAAATAGCAGGGCGACCATGCCGGCCTGACGGCAGGCGGCGCGCCATACCCGCTGCAATCCGGCGGCATCGCGCGCGCCATAAGCTCGACCAGAGTGTGCCTCAACCGCATAGGCGAAACCGTCGAGCGCGTAGGCGGTGAAGGTCAGCAGATTCATCAGCACCGCATTGACCGCGACCACGCTGGCCCCGAGACGCGCACCGATCACCGTCAGTGAGGCAAAGCAGATCTGCAATAGTAGCGAGCGCAGCATGATATCGCGGTTCAACGCCAGCAAACGGCGCAGATCGCCGCGCCAGGCGTGATGGAAATGTTCCCGCCGTAATCCACGCCGCCGCATGACATGCAGCAGCAACCCCACTCCCAATAACAGGGTGACGTAGTCGGCGATCAGGGTGGCCCACGCCGCACCGGCTACCTTCCAGCCCAGACCGACCACGAACCAGAGATCCAAAACGATGTTGACCAGGTTGCCCGTGACCAGCAGAAGGACCGGCGCCCGGGCATACTGCACCCCTAACAGCCAACCGAGGATCACCAGATTGGCCAAGGTCGCCGGTGCGCTCAGCCAACGAATGCTCATGAAGAGCTGCGCCTGAGCCTGAATTGCCGACTCGGCACCGACGATATGCAGAACCCATTCGATCAATGGGCCACGCAATACCACAATCGCGCCACCGGCCAGCAACGCCATGAGCAGGGGCTGAACCAAGGCTCGAGCCAGGGCCGGACGATCATCTGCGCCGTAGGCTTGGGCACATAGCCCGGTGGTACTCATACGCAAAAACAGCAATAACATGAACAGAAAGGTCGTCGCCATGCTGCCCACTGCTACCCCGCCCAGATAAACGGGTGAATCTAAATGGCCGATCACCGCCGTATCCACCACCCCCAGCAGGGGTACAGAGACATTGGATAGGATCATCGGCAACGCCAGGCGCCATAACGCCTTGTCCGCCTGCGGGAAACCTCGCATCCCTCCCCCTTATCAAGCTAGCCCGCGTTGACCGCGGCAAGCACCATAAAAAAACCCCGCGCACTCGATGTCCGCGGGGTAGAGAAATGACGGCGTGAATCGGCCGAGTGGAACCAAAACGGCTCAAGCCTGGGGCGATTTAGATCCAGTCGCCGTTACGGATCACTCCCACTGCCAGCCCCTCGATGGTGAAGTTCTGCTCGCGCAGATCGACGACGATGGGCTGAAAATCGCTATTTTCCGGCAACAATTGCACCACATTCCCCTGCTTTTTCAATCGTTTTACTGTGACTTCATCTTCAATGCGTGCCACAACAACCTGGCCGTTGCGTACATCCTGAGTCTTGTGCACCGCCAACAGATCGCCATCCAGGATGCCGATATCGCGCATCGACATGCCATTCACCCGCAACAGAAAATCGGCACTGGGTTTAAACAGCGAGGGGTCGACCTGGTAATACCCTTCGATATGTTGCTGCGCGAGCAAGGGTTCACCCGCGGCGACCTGACCGATCAAGGGCAAGCCAGACTCGTCCTCCATCAGCAGACGGATACCGCGTGAGGCGCCGGAGACAATCTCGATCACCCCCTTGCGCTGTAACGCTTTCAGGTGCTCCTCGGCAGCATTGGGCGAGCGGAAGCCGAGGCGCTGAGCAATCTCGGCACGCGTCGGCGGCATGCCGGTTTGCTCGATATGATCGCGAATCAGATCATAGACCTGCTGCTGCCTGGCCGTTAATGCTTTCATTCCGCCCCCTGTTCGTTTATACAGTTTTGCTGTGAGTATATACAGGTAGCGGATAATTTAAAACCGTGAAATACACAAAACAGCGGGCCCTAGGTGCGATCCCCGATAAGCCCCCAGCGCGCTATCAACGTCAATTTTTACTCTGTGCGCGGTAGATGCGCTGTGGGCGCCCCACCTTGCCGTAGACGATCTCTGCCACGATCTGTTGGCGTGCGGCGCAAAACTCTAGGTAACGGCGCGCCGTGGTACGGCTCAGCATCAAGCTCTGCGCCACGCTCTCTGCGGTATGGCGTGCCTGCTCATCGACGAATAACGCCTGCACCTTCTCCAGCGTCAAGGCATCGATGCCCACCGGCAGATCCTCTTTGCTGTCGCCGCGCGCATAGGCGTTATACATGCTATCGATCTGACGTTGGCTGGCATTCTGGCGCCCACTGAGCATGGAGTGACGCTGCTGATAACGCTCCAACGTTTGTCCCAAACGTTCGTAGGCGATAGGCTTAATCAGATAGTCGAAGGCGCCGCTACGCACCGCCTCGGAAACGGTATTCATGTCGCTGGCAGCGGTTGTCAACACCACACCACCAGGGTAACGTTGTTGAGCCAACTCATGCAGGAGTTGTACCCCTACCCCATCGGGCAAATAGTTATCCAATAAGATTAAATCCGGGTGAAAGCTTTTAATCATCGCCCGAGCTTGCGCCAGATTACCGGCCAGCCACAGTTGACCACAGCCGGGGTGATTACGAATAAACTCCGCGTGCATCTCAGCCAGTGGAGTCTCATCCTCGACGATTAATATATTGATTTTATTCATGCTCACTCTTCACCTTCGGGATAAATACAGAAAATAGGGTGCCATAGGGCTGGTTATCCTCCAGCGTAATGGTGCCCCCGCAACGTCCCACATAGCGGGCAATCAGGTAAAGGCCGATACCATGTTCCCCCGGTTCCTCCACCTTGCTACTGACGCCCTGCTCAAAAATTTTATCTTTCAACGCATCCGGCACGCCGCATCCTTGATCGGCGACCTCGATAATGACCTCCGCCCCCTCATCCGACAAGTACACCTCGACGCTCCCATTGCCCGCCGGGTTCTTCAGACTCGCATCGAAGGCGTTATCGAGCAGGTTGCCAAGCACCGCCGCGAATTCTGTACTATCTAAACCGCTGGGCAGGGCATGCAACTGGCTGCCTTCGACAATCGTCAACGTCAGCCCCAACTCGCGCGCCCGATGCACTTTACCAAACAACAGACCGGCAACCACCTTATCGCTAAAGGCATCGCGCAGATGATCGATCAACTGCTGTTGCTCCTGCGAGGCTCCGCGCACCATCTCTAACGCACGATCGTACTCCTTCATCTGTAGCAACCCGCTGAGGGTCGACATCCAGTTAAGATGCTCATGACGCACGGTGCGCAGGCTATCGACATACTGCCGGATCTGCGTCAATTGCGCATTCAGCGTATTGATATCATCTTTACTACGGAAACTGATGATCGCCCCAAGCAGGGTATCACCATCGCCGGAACGGATAGTGGCCCGATTGGCGATCACGTTCAAACCATTAAAGGTCAGAATGGCATCGCGCCGATCTTCATCGATACGATCGGTAAAGAAATCTGCCGGTGAAACGACCTGACTAATCGGCTGCCCCAGCCACTGGCGTCCCGGGGCACTCAGCCCCAACATTTTGCGGGCATTACGGTTTATTGCCGTGATCTGCCCCTCAGGATCGACGGCGATCAGCCCCTCGAATACCGCACCAAATAGCGCCTCCATCTGACGCACCACCTGCGCTATCTGACGAGGCTCCATGCCCATCATCTGCCGACGAATATGGGCGGCGAACAGCCAAGATAGTAGCATCATCAACACCAGTACCCCGACAAAGACGCCCGCCATCGGCAGCAAGAAGTCGAGCCGCCAGCTGTCGATCTTACTCACCAGATAACCCAGGGAAATGACGCCAATCACCTTCCCTTGATGGTCGAAGATCGGCGTCTTGGCGCGCATCGCCATCCCCAGCGACCCTTTGCCTGAGATAAAGTAACTCTCTCCCCGTTCGAGGGCGCCCGGCTTATTAAACTGCATCTTATGGCCGATCTTGGCCGGATTCGGGTGGTACAAACGAATCGCGTTACGATCGCCGATGACCACATAATCGAAGTCGGTACCAGTCCCCAGGCGATCGGCAATCTGCGCTAATCGGTGAACATCACGATCCTTCACCCCATCGATAATGCTATCCATCGAGGCGATGATCTTGGCCTGGTTCATCGCCATGTCACGCACTTGCCTCGTCATGTAGTCTTCAAAACTCGCGGAGAGGTATTTACCCAAGGCGGCGAACAGACAGCAAGAAACCAATAGTAACAGGAGGAAAATACGCAATGGGAACGCCATACGGCGGAAAAAATTTACCGCATTACTCTTTGGCATTCTTACCATCGTCATCTCACCTTTTAAGACATTTCGATTACCTTTAACACCCTCAAATGTAACCGATTTGTTTCCAGACAAACTGTCCATAATGTTTTTCTACTTTGCAGATTATCGCTATTAAACTAATTACGCAAATAAAAACCAGCAAATAAAATTCTTTATTTAAAATTACGAAAATAAAAACTATTAAGGTAATTTAAAACTGCTTTCCGTTTGTGAATTAGGTCAAAAATTCTCGGTCAATTCCTAACTAGGATTAATTTAACCACAGCCAACGGTAATAAAAATAGGTGGAAAAGTTTTATTACCATTGATTGAAAATGAAAAGTTATTAAGTTGATAAAAGATACATTTATTTAACTTAGCCATGCTAACGCAGCGCAGGAATCCCTATGTTCAGCAATACTGTTTTCACCCAGGTTAAGCGCTCTGAGCAAAAAAGGATTGCCGATATCACTCAGTTTCTGCGTGAAAATGGACTTAATATAGATACTTCTGTAGAAATATTTATTTGCGCTATGCGTGATAACAAAATTATCGCCTGCGGTGGTATCGCTGGCGATATCATAAAATGCGTCGCCATCAGCGCATCGGCTCGCGGCGAGGGATTAGCCCTCACGCTGGCCACCGAGTTGGTCAACTTGGCTTATGATTTAGGT contains the following coding sequences:
- the dpiA gene encoding two-component response regulator DpiA, with the protein product MNKINILIVEDETPLAEMHAEFIRNHPGCGQLWLAGNLAQARAMIKSFHPDLILLDNYLPDGVGVQLLHELAQQRYPGGVVLTTAASDMNTVSEAVRSGAFDYLIKPIAYERLGQTLERYQQRHSMLSGRQNASQRQIDSMYNAYARGDSKEDLPVGIDALTLEKVQALFVDEQARHTAESVAQSLMLSRTTARRYLEFCAARQQIVAEIVYGKVGRPQRIYRAQSKN
- the lexA gene encoding transcriptional repressor LexA, which produces MKALTARQQQVYDLIRDHIEQTGMPPTRAEIAQRLGFRSPNAAEEHLKALQRKGVIEIVSGASRGIRLLMEDESGLPLIGQVAAGEPLLAQQHIEGYYQVDPSLFKPSADFLLRVNGMSMRDIGILDGDLLAVHKTQDVRNGQVVVARIEDEVTVKRLKKQGNVVQLLPENSDFQPIVVDLREQNFTIEGLAVGVIRNGDWI
- the dinF gene encoding MATE family efflux transporter DinF — translated: MRGFPQADKALWRLALPMILSNVSVPLLGVVDTAVIGHLDSPVYLGGVAVGSMATTFLFMLLLFLRMSTTGLCAQAYGADDRPALARALVQPLLMALLAGGAIVVLRGPLIEWVLHIVGAESAIQAQAQLFMSIRWLSAPATLANLVILGWLLGVQYARAPVLLLVTGNLVNIVLDLWFVVGLGWKVAGAAWATLIADYVTLLLGVGLLLHVMRRRGLRREHFHHAWRGDLRRLLALNRDIMLRSLLLQICFASLTVIGARLGASVVAVNAVLMNLLTFTAYALDGFAYAVEAHSGRAYGARDAAGLQRVWRAACRQAGMVALLFAVAYGLFGRDIIELLTTLPQVRALAIAYLPWQMVLPLLGVWCYLLDGVFIGATRGADMRNSMALAALGYGLTLLSVPWLGNQGLWLALAVFLTLRGLSLWLIWRRCWREDRWFPSPSAT
- the dpiB gene encoding sensor histidine kinase DpiB — translated: MVRMPKSNAVNFFRRMAFPLRIFLLLLLVSCCLFAALGKYLSASFEDYMTRQVRDMAMNQAKIIASMDSIIDGVKDRDVHRLAQIADRLGTGTDFDYVVIGDRNAIRLYHPNPAKIGHKMQFNKPGALERGESYFISGKGSLGMAMRAKTPIFDHQGKVIGVISLGYLVSKIDSWRLDFLLPMAGVFVGVLVLMMLLSWLFAAHIRRQMMGMEPRQIAQVVRQMEALFGAVFEGLIAVDPEGQITAINRNARKMLGLSAPGRQWLGQPISQVVSPADFFTDRIDEDRRDAILTFNGLNVIANRATIRSGDGDTLLGAIISFRSKDDINTLNAQLTQIRQYVDSLRTVRHEHLNWMSTLSGLLQMKEYDRALEMVRGASQEQQQLIDHLRDAFSDKVVAGLLFGKVHRARELGLTLTIVEGSQLHALPSGLDSTEFAAVLGNLLDNAFDASLKNPAGNGSVEVYLSDEGAEVIIEVADQGCGVPDALKDKIFEQGVSSKVEEPGEHGIGLYLIARYVGRCGGTITLEDNQPYGTLFSVFIPKVKSEHE